The following proteins come from a genomic window of Synechococcus sp. BIOS-E4-1:
- the sodC gene encoding superoxide dismutase family protein: MRLLASLLALCVALLLPGQVQAKTLEIDIHTISKDGVGESIGTVLASDSKNGLVITPSLTSLSEGEHGFHLHAGSSCQAAVNDENVSIPGLAAEGHWDPDNTNRHSGPFGDGHRGDLSRLIVNADGSTTTEVVAPRLRTTDLRGRALIVHAGGDTYSDVPPLGGGGARIACGITD, translated from the coding sequence ATGCGTCTTCTCGCCTCATTGCTGGCCCTGTGCGTCGCCCTGTTGCTGCCCGGGCAAGTTCAGGCCAAGACACTGGAAATTGACATCCACACCATCTCCAAAGACGGAGTCGGTGAGTCGATCGGCACGGTTCTGGCCAGCGACAGTAAAAACGGACTTGTGATCACACCGTCCCTTACCAGCCTGAGCGAAGGCGAACATGGTTTCCATCTGCATGCAGGCTCGTCCTGTCAGGCGGCAGTCAACGACGAAAACGTCAGCATCCCAGGGCTCGCAGCCGAGGGACACTGGGATCCCGACAACACCAACAGGCACAGCGGTCCTTTCGGCGATGGGCACCGAGGTGATCTCAGTCGTCTGATTGTGAATGCCGACGGCAGCACGACCACCGAAGTTGTGGCTCCGCGGCTGAGAACAACTGATTTGCGCGGGCGGGCTCTGATCGTGCATGCCGGTGGAGACACCTACAGCGACGTTCCTCCCCTCGGAGGTGGAGGTGCTCGCATCGCTTGCGGTATCACTGACTGA
- a CDS encoding response regulator transcription factor — protein MQLRLESRTISQAIQTCMDLLDGFRIVVVMGDRLALTGICLAPFIAPRLVGGATTEDEGLQLVQQLQPDLLLLTEELEIGYGIRLMQRVHEHCPGTRMLIFLSRESQDVVQEAMQAHADGVIFRSSIGTGHGDFIQALQTLSSGGVYYPEDVRRLVNSLQSEDLPKFVEELSEREKEVVSAVAGGLTNAEIASAFQISTETVKSHVSNAMNKLAVRDRTQLAVSALLYGLIDPQTV, from the coding sequence ATGCAACTTCGGCTCGAGTCGCGCACGATCTCTCAGGCGATCCAGACCTGCATGGATCTTCTGGATGGGTTCCGGATTGTCGTGGTGATGGGCGATCGCCTTGCTCTCACAGGAATCTGCCTCGCTCCGTTCATTGCCCCCCGGCTGGTGGGAGGAGCCACAACAGAGGATGAAGGGCTGCAACTGGTCCAGCAGTTGCAACCTGATCTGTTGCTGCTGACCGAAGAGCTTGAAATTGGCTACGGCATTCGCCTGATGCAGAGAGTGCATGAGCACTGCCCAGGCACCCGCATGCTGATCTTCCTCAGTCGTGAATCGCAGGACGTTGTTCAGGAGGCGATGCAGGCCCACGCTGATGGCGTGATTTTCCGCTCCTCGATTGGCACCGGTCACGGTGATTTCATCCAGGCACTGCAGACCCTCAGCAGTGGTGGTGTCTATTACCCCGAAGATGTGCGCCGGCTGGTGAATTCACTTCAATCCGAAGACCTTCCGAAGTTTGTGGAGGAGCTCAGCGAGCGTGAGAAGGAAGTGGTGAGCGCGGTGGCAGGTGGTCTCACCAATGCAGAGATCGCATCTGCTTTCCAGATCTCAACTGAAACGGTGAAGAGCCATGTGTCCAATGCGATGAACAAGCTGGCAGTTCGCGATCGCACGCAGCTTGCGGTTTCTGCGCTTCTCTATGGATTGATTGACCCCCAGACGGTTTGA
- a CDS encoding PAS domain-containing protein: MENLLSLVVNATDNCIYVKDRDLRFLFVNSAVSRLYEADAESMIGKSDVDFIAPEQSALFNEADRRVIDSGVKECFRFEIEIKGVMYMAEDHKFPVMIDGSRCVAGIGILTPKAG; this comes from the coding sequence ATGGAAAACCTTCTCTCGCTGGTTGTCAATGCTACTGACAATTGTATCTATGTGAAAGATCGGGATTTGCGATTTCTTTTTGTTAACTCTGCGGTTAGCCGCCTCTATGAGGCAGATGCTGAAAGCATGATTGGCAAAAGTGATGTTGATTTCATCGCTCCAGAGCAGTCAGCGCTGTTCAATGAGGCTGACCGCCGGGTGATTGATTCAGGGGTTAAGGAGTGTTTTCGTTTTGAAATTGAGATTAAAGGTGTCATGTATATGGCAGAAGACCACAAGTTTCCCGTTATGATTGATGGCTCTCGCTGTGTTGCAGGAATTGGCATTTTGACGCCAAAAGCAGGCTGA
- a CDS encoding DUF427 domain-containing protein has translation MKAVLNGTVLAESDDIVMVDGNPYFPRSAMRQEFFRDSSHTTVCGWKGTARYWDVVLADNVIANAVWSYETPKPEAGQILERFAFYRGKGIEVS, from the coding sequence ATGAAAGCGGTCCTGAATGGAACAGTGCTTGCGGAAAGCGATGACATCGTGATGGTGGATGGCAATCCCTATTTCCCCCGCTCGGCAATGCGTCAGGAGTTCTTTCGCGATTCCAGTCACACCACGGTTTGCGGCTGGAAGGGCACTGCCCGCTACTGGGATGTGGTTCTCGCTGACAACGTCATCGCCAACGCCGTTTGGAGTTACGAAACGCCCAAGCCGGAGGCAGGTCAGATCCTCGAGCGATTTGCTTTTTACCGCGGTAAAGGGATTGAGGTGAGCTGA
- a CDS encoding conjugal transfer protein TrbI, whose product MTTTVLICACPSCQCEADGPSAVQRNGQSFCSDACANGHPNHEPCHDAAGACGCTCGG is encoded by the coding sequence ATGACGACAACAGTTTTGATCTGTGCCTGCCCTTCCTGTCAATGTGAAGCTGACGGTCCATCTGCTGTTCAAAGGAATGGACAAAGCTTCTGTTCTGATGCCTGCGCCAACGGACACCCCAACCATGAACCTTGCCATGATGCCGCTGGTGCTTGTGGTTGCACTTGTGGCGGATAG
- a CDS encoding DUF924 family protein, which produces MPLAQDILHFWFEECRPWQWFRRNQEFDRSVSERFGALAEAAQHNRLIAWEADQTSSLALVLLLDQFSRQIWRDQARAYQGDVRAQRLSQLALDQHWLEHEPQRARRQFWLMPLLHAECLETVNKAIPLLERWVDVATADVARRNRDILIEHARYPWRDGALGR; this is translated from the coding sequence TTGCCCCTCGCGCAGGACATCCTTCACTTCTGGTTTGAAGAATGCAGGCCATGGCAATGGTTCCGGCGCAATCAGGAATTTGATCGTTCTGTCAGCGAACGATTCGGGGCACTGGCTGAGGCAGCTCAGCACAACCGGTTGATCGCGTGGGAAGCGGATCAGACGTCGTCTTTGGCGCTCGTGTTGTTACTCGATCAGTTCTCTCGACAGATCTGGCGTGATCAGGCGCGCGCCTACCAGGGCGATGTCCGCGCCCAGCGATTGAGCCAACTCGCTCTGGACCAACATTGGCTGGAACATGAACCTCAGAGAGCACGTCGACAGTTCTGGTTGATGCCGCTGTTGCACGCCGAATGCCTCGAGACGGTGAACAAGGCGATCCCTCTTCTGGAGAGATGGGTTGATGTTGCAACCGCAGATGTGGCCAGACGCAATCGCGACATCCTGATCGAACACGCGCGATATCCCTGGCGGGACGGAGCTCTGGGCCGTTGA
- a CDS encoding putative quinol monooxygenase, which yields MTLDDQCVSIYPYFRVPAERKQEVMELCKQFVDRSSQEPLCLYYGFTKAGEILHCREGYRGAAGALAHLENVDELLQQILQICELTKLEVHGLPDELEKLRPALTTLPVEFFELQMGFRR from the coding sequence ATGACCCTTGACGATCAATGCGTCTCGATCTACCCCTACTTCCGCGTTCCTGCTGAACGTAAGCAGGAGGTGATGGAACTGTGCAAACAGTTCGTCGATCGTTCAAGCCAGGAACCTCTCTGCCTCTACTACGGGTTTACCAAAGCAGGAGAGATCCTCCACTGCCGCGAAGGCTACCGAGGTGCAGCAGGTGCCTTGGCACATCTGGAGAATGTTGATGAGCTGTTGCAGCAAATCCTGCAAATCTGTGAGCTCACCAAGCTCGAAGTGCATGGTCTGCCAGATGAGCTTGAGAAACTACGTCCAGCACTGACAACCTTGCCAGTGGAGTTCTTTGAACTGCAGATGGGATTCAGACGCTGA
- a CDS encoding DUF2256 domain-containing protein gives MGRRQEGRSRGASGVRPCNRPAKTCPVCGRPFQWRRKWKDVWDEVRYCSERCRRQKNSPINDRGG, from the coding sequence ATGGGTAGACGGCAAGAGGGGCGATCCCGCGGTGCTTCTGGGGTGCGCCCGTGCAATCGCCCCGCGAAAACCTGTCCAGTCTGCGGCAGGCCGTTTCAATGGCGCAGGAAATGGAAAGATGTCTGGGATGAGGTGCGCTACTGCTCTGAGCGCTGCAGGCGTCAAAAAAATTCCCCGATCAATGATCGGGGAGGCTGA
- a CDS encoding STAS/SEC14 domain-containing protein, translated as MSVSALHGFTLEAVELAPVPVITVLARGRLTHEDYLSLIPQLQAAIDEQTSDRLRLVFDARELWGWELRAALDDLRLSIRHGLAVERVALITDARWLSLLSRLAGLLMPGQIRSFREREAGDAWVRS; from the coding sequence ATGTCAGTTTCCGCTCTGCATGGCTTCACGCTTGAGGCGGTCGAGCTTGCACCTGTTCCGGTGATTACCGTGTTGGCCCGTGGTCGGCTGACCCATGAGGACTATCTCTCGCTGATTCCACAGCTACAGGCCGCCATTGACGAGCAGACCAGCGATCGTCTCCGTCTTGTGTTTGACGCCCGTGAACTCTGGGGCTGGGAGCTTCGAGCTGCTCTCGATGACCTGCGCCTGAGCATTCGTCATGGTCTTGCTGTTGAGCGTGTGGCTCTGATCACTGATGCACGCTGGCTCAGCTTGTTGAGTCGGCTGGCAGGTTTGCTGATGCCTGGGCAAATTCGAAGTTTTCGCGAACGTGAGGCGGGTGATGCCTGGGTGAGGTCCTGA
- a CDS encoding metal ABC transporter substrate-binding protein codes for MKSFRNLELSMLSHGDCGLLKRGLPLAAVWIGFLFMTVACSNPTRLASSGSDDLTPDSPVVDRSAQDSRPKVLTTFTILADMARNVAGDRLQVESITKPGAEIHGYEFTPSDIERAAGADLIVENGLGLELWARRFTEAAGDVPTVTLTDGIEPLLIGEDAYAGRPNPHAWMSPKAAQQYVDRLVEAFSSLDPEGTQQYEANAEVYKGRLQTLDAELRNALQVLPAGQRLLVTCEGAFSYLAHDYDLEEAYLWPVNAESQISPRRMGRLIERVKRDQVPAVFCETTVSDKAQREVARAAGSRFGGSFYVDSLSDSNGPAATLLDLQRHNVKLIRAGLGAAADPKP; via the coding sequence TTGAAGTCATTCCGTAATCTGGAACTATCGATGTTGAGTCATGGTGATTGCGGCTTGTTGAAACGGGGCCTGCCTCTCGCCGCTGTCTGGATCGGTTTCCTCTTCATGACGGTTGCCTGCAGCAATCCGACACGGCTGGCCTCCTCCGGGTCGGACGATCTCACTCCGGACAGCCCTGTCGTCGATCGTTCGGCTCAAGACAGTCGCCCCAAGGTGCTGACCACCTTCACGATCCTTGCTGATATGGCTCGCAATGTCGCTGGCGACAGGCTGCAGGTGGAGTCCATCACCAAGCCCGGGGCGGAGATTCACGGTTATGAATTCACGCCCAGTGACATCGAGCGGGCTGCAGGTGCCGATCTGATCGTTGAAAACGGCCTGGGTCTTGAGCTCTGGGCCAGACGTTTCACGGAAGCCGCTGGTGATGTGCCCACCGTGACGCTGACTGATGGCATTGAACCGCTGCTGATTGGTGAGGATGCCTATGCCGGTCGCCCCAATCCACATGCCTGGATGTCGCCCAAGGCTGCCCAGCAGTATGTGGATCGCCTGGTTGAAGCTTTTTCGTCGCTTGATCCTGAGGGAACGCAGCAGTACGAGGCCAATGCAGAGGTGTACAAGGGCCGGCTTCAGACCCTGGACGCGGAGCTGCGCAACGCCCTGCAGGTGCTGCCGGCCGGTCAGCGCCTGCTGGTGACCTGTGAAGGCGCCTTCAGTTATCTGGCGCACGACTACGACCTTGAAGAGGCTTATCTGTGGCCCGTCAACGCCGAAAGTCAGATCTCACCACGTCGCATGGGCCGATTGATTGAACGGGTGAAGCGCGATCAGGTTCCAGCAGTGTTCTGTGAAACCACTGTCAGCGACAAGGCCCAGCGCGAGGTGGCCAGAGCTGCCGGCAGTCGTTTCGGTGGTAGCTTTTATGTCGATTCCTTGTCAGATAGCAACGGCCCTGCCGCCACCCTGCTTGATCTGCAGCGCCACAATGTGAAACTAATTCGAGCCGGTCTGGGTGCCGCCGCCGATCCAAAGCCATGA
- a CDS encoding metal ABC transporter ATP-binding protein: MRIAAEQLCVDYNGSVALYDASLTLPAGCICGMVGMNGAGKTTLFKALTGFVRPSRGRIRINGLNVAEAQREQAVAYVPQSEGIDCDFPVSVWDVVMMGRYGSMNLLRIPRQSDRLAVRNALERVELMDLRDRPLSALSGGQRKRAFLARAIAQRASVLLLDEPFNGVDVRTEKLMAELFLQLRNQACSILISTHDLSHVRDFCDLVVLINKTVLAYGETSEVFTPENLSLAFGGLPPDVLRGSEGPK, encoded by the coding sequence ATTCGGATCGCAGCAGAACAGCTCTGCGTTGATTACAACGGCTCTGTCGCCCTTTACGACGCCTCGCTGACGCTTCCTGCGGGTTGCATCTGCGGAATGGTGGGAATGAACGGAGCTGGCAAAACCACCTTGTTCAAGGCACTCACAGGCTTTGTGCGTCCGTCCAGGGGACGGATCCGCATCAACGGTCTCAATGTGGCTGAAGCCCAGCGTGAGCAGGCTGTGGCTTACGTGCCCCAGAGCGAGGGTATCGACTGTGATTTCCCTGTTTCTGTCTGGGACGTCGTGATGATGGGCCGCTATGGCTCGATGAATCTGCTGCGCATCCCTCGTCAGTCAGATCGCCTTGCGGTGCGCAATGCACTCGAGCGTGTTGAACTGATGGATCTGAGGGACCGACCTCTTTCTGCCCTTTCCGGCGGTCAGCGCAAACGCGCGTTTCTGGCCCGGGCGATTGCTCAGAGAGCATCAGTGCTTCTGCTCGATGAACCCTTCAACGGCGTTGATGTGCGTACAGAGAAGCTCATGGCGGAATTGTTTCTGCAATTGCGCAACCAGGCTTGCTCAATTCTGATCTCAACCCATGACCTCAGTCATGTCCGTGATTTCTGTGATCTGGTGGTGCTGATCAACAAGACCGTGTTGGCCTATGGGGAAACATCTGAGGTCTTCACCCCAGAAAATCTGTCGCTGGCGTTTGGCGGTCTTCCGCCTGATGTGCTGCGGGGTTCGGAGGGACCGAAGTAA
- a CDS encoding SMP-30/gluconolactonase/LRE family protein: MIKAQSDKIWDLVSKEVEVQRIATGFIFTEGPIWNPKEQHLLFSDIPANICRKLTPDGQIGEARKPSQKSNGLTYDKHLNLLACEHLSSSVVLIEQDGNRKIMASSFEGKELNSPNDICVRQDGSIYFTDPPYGRMPGFGKEREQDLGFQGVFRLTPNQDLQLAVEPDAYTAPNGLCFSPDESLLYINDSTQALIDVYNVSPDGSLSGRRCFAKNIGNGQLEQGIPDGMKCDEQGNVWVTGPGGIWIFDDQGEFLGIIETPENVGNFHWGGADWRTLFIAANTSIYTLRTKTLPHSEPFMKGF, encoded by the coding sequence TTGATCAAAGCTCAATCCGACAAAATCTGGGATCTTGTATCGAAAGAGGTAGAAGTTCAACGTATTGCCACTGGATTCATCTTTACCGAAGGACCCATATGGAATCCAAAAGAACAACACCTTCTCTTTTCAGACATTCCGGCAAATATTTGTCGCAAATTGACACCAGACGGCCAGATCGGCGAAGCAAGAAAACCCTCGCAAAAATCCAATGGCCTGACCTATGACAAGCATTTAAACCTCTTAGCTTGTGAGCACCTCAGCTCCAGCGTAGTCCTGATCGAACAGGATGGAAATCGCAAAATAATGGCCTCCAGCTTTGAAGGCAAAGAATTAAATAGCCCTAATGACATATGCGTTAGGCAGGACGGATCAATTTACTTCACAGATCCCCCTTATGGACGCATGCCTGGATTTGGGAAAGAGCGCGAACAGGACCTGGGCTTTCAAGGAGTGTTCCGACTCACCCCCAACCAAGATCTTCAGCTTGCAGTGGAGCCCGATGCCTACACAGCACCTAACGGTCTTTGCTTCTCCCCAGACGAGTCATTGCTTTATATCAATGATTCAACTCAGGCACTCATCGACGTCTACAACGTAAGCCCCGACGGGAGTCTCTCAGGACGAAGATGTTTCGCAAAGAATATCGGCAACGGCCAACTCGAACAGGGAATACCCGATGGAATGAAATGCGACGAACAAGGCAACGTTTGGGTCACGGGGCCGGGAGGGATCTGGATTTTCGACGACCAGGGAGAATTTTTGGGCATCATCGAGACCCCTGAGAATGTTGGCAACTTTCACTGGGGAGGCGCAGATTGGCGAACACTTTTCATTGCAGCAAATACTTCCATTTACACCCTGCGAACCAAGACATTGCCTCACAGCGAACCTTTTATGAAAGGCTTCTAG
- a CDS encoding metal ABC transporter permease, which produces MVRALMISALVGGVCGLLSCYMTLKGWALMGDAVSHAVLPGVVLAYALGLPFSLGAFVFGVGSVATIGFVKQKSRIKEDTVIGLVFTGFFALGLVLVSKTRSNIDLTQILFGNVLGISAADIQQTWMICLVVVALLLLFRRDLLLFCFDPTHARSIGINTGLLHYLLLSVLSLAAVAGLQTVGIILVVAMLVTPGATAYLLTDRFDRMTWLAIGSSVISSLLGVYFSYWTDSSTAGCIVLVQTGLFLLAFLLAPRHGIFCRPPS; this is translated from the coding sequence ATGGTGCGCGCGTTGATGATCAGTGCCCTGGTTGGTGGCGTCTGCGGGCTGCTCTCCTGTTACATGACTCTGAAAGGCTGGGCCTTGATGGGTGATGCCGTGTCCCATGCCGTTCTTCCCGGCGTGGTGCTGGCCTATGCCCTGGGTTTGCCTTTTTCCCTGGGAGCCTTCGTGTTCGGCGTGGGCTCGGTGGCGACCATCGGATTCGTGAAGCAGAAGTCGAGAATCAAGGAAGACACCGTGATTGGCCTTGTGTTCACAGGCTTCTTCGCACTTGGTCTGGTTCTGGTCTCGAAGACTCGCAGCAATATCGATCTCACCCAGATCCTGTTCGGCAACGTGCTGGGGATCTCCGCGGCTGATATCCAGCAGACCTGGATGATCTGCCTTGTCGTCGTGGCGCTGCTTCTGTTGTTCCGACGGGATCTTCTGTTGTTCTGCTTCGATCCCACCCACGCCCGCTCGATCGGCATCAACACCGGTTTGCTCCACTACCTGCTGCTGTCGGTGCTGTCGCTCGCGGCGGTCGCAGGCTTGCAGACCGTCGGCATCATTCTTGTGGTGGCGATGTTGGTGACACCGGGCGCCACGGCTTACCTGCTCACCGACCGCTTTGATCGCATGACCTGGCTGGCCATCGGCAGCAGTGTGATCTCCAGTCTTCTAGGCGTCTATTTCAGTTACTGGACCGACAGTTCAACGGCAGGCTGCATCGTTCTTGTTCAGACCGGTCTTTTCCTGCTGGCATTTCTGCTGGCGCCGCGTCACGGAATCTTCTGCCGCCCTCCGTCATAA
- a CDS encoding DUF3721 domain-containing protein produces the protein MLLSNRSVVRGSLAALAAITLVGAQSARAHHVPGDDHTGTLLSEKSTSTAQGMKSIFSTQAEAEAAAPDFNCSGAHKMGNQWMPCSSHGHRAH, from the coding sequence ATGCTCCTCTCCAACCGATCCGTCGTTCGGGGTTCCCTGGCCGCACTGGCCGCAATCACGCTCGTGGGAGCACAATCGGCCCGGGCCCACCATGTCCCTGGCGACGATCACACCGGCACCCTTCTTTCAGAGAAGTCCACCAGCACTGCCCAAGGCATGAAATCCATCTTCAGCACCCAGGCTGAAGCTGAGGCCGCTGCCCCGGACTTCAACTGCTCGGGAGCTCACAAGATGGGCAATCAGTGGATGCCTTGTTCATCCCATGGACACCGCGCTCACTGA
- a CDS encoding permease, with protein sequence MTRLATAWAIFQGLLIEALPFLMLGVTIAGVARWLVPQSAWVRRLPRNPLLAPIVGALLGFALPACECGNVPVARRLLASGAPLGTGFGFLFAAPVLNPIVLASTWAAFPDKTWLLWARPAGAFLIALALSALLGLIPESRLLQAALLEERRLSQPLSSIGLLERRTGMVGAGPAKKPEMQARSSAPQPRELLSHSTREFLSLLTLLVLGSALAAVVQTWLPRSWLLALGSAPTLSILALMVLALVVSVCSSVDAFLALGFAAQVTPGALLAFLLLGPVVDLKLAGLFTVLLTPRAIAITALSASLMVLLIGQWVNLIQL encoded by the coding sequence ATGACGCGTCTTGCCACAGCCTGGGCCATCTTCCAAGGTCTTCTGATCGAGGCACTTCCCTTTCTGATGCTGGGAGTCACCATTGCCGGCGTCGCCCGCTGGCTGGTTCCCCAGTCAGCCTGGGTGCGTCGTCTGCCACGCAATCCTCTGCTTGCACCGATCGTGGGGGCCTTACTCGGGTTTGCACTTCCAGCCTGCGAATGCGGCAATGTGCCTGTGGCCCGTCGCCTCCTGGCCAGCGGAGCACCGCTCGGTACGGGATTTGGTTTTCTTTTTGCTGCGCCGGTGCTCAACCCCATTGTTTTGGCCAGCACCTGGGCGGCATTCCCCGATAAGACCTGGTTGCTCTGGGCCAGGCCTGCAGGGGCTTTTTTGATTGCTCTTGCTCTGAGCGCACTGCTGGGGTTGATTCCTGAATCCCGTCTGCTCCAGGCGGCACTGTTGGAGGAGCGCAGGCTCAGTCAGCCCCTGTCCAGCATCGGGCTGCTGGAACGTCGCACAGGAATGGTCGGAGCAGGCCCTGCCAAGAAGCCTGAAATGCAAGCTCGATCATCGGCGCCTCAGCCGCGCGAACTTCTTTCCCACAGCACCCGGGAATTCCTCAGCCTGCTCACGTTGCTGGTGCTCGGCAGTGCTCTGGCTGCCGTGGTGCAGACCTGGTTGCCACGAAGCTGGCTTCTGGCGCTTGGCAGTGCGCCGACGCTCTCGATCCTTGCGCTGATGGTGCTGGCGCTGGTGGTCTCGGTGTGTTCCAGTGTGGATGCTTTTCTGGCACTCGGATTTGCCGCCCAGGTCACTCCAGGAGCATTGCTGGCTTTTCTGTTGCTGGGGCCGGTGGTTGATCTCAAACTTGCCGGGTTGTTCACCGTTTTGCTGACTCCGCGAGCCATTGCAATCACAGCGCTTTCTGCGTCACTGATGGTTCTGTTGATTGGCCAGTGGGTGAACCTGATTCAGCTCTGA
- a CDS encoding TIGR03943 family protein, with protein sequence MRSLRSLRRAAVLPPLVVTLWGWVLVWSSLSSRLDLLLNAAFHPVVAVAGVVLMLVGLMQLRLRLAGQRRLPVAPLGWLSSALVALLILFLPPQPSFSDLAANRPDSLPAAPTLSFFLPPEQRTLTEWVRLLRSQPDPELHAGDPVRISGFVLDRPGEPLQLARLTVRCCLADATPAGLLVDWPADADPKPDQWFEIEGTMTVQERNGVPVSVVKPTKVTLIPRPERPLEP encoded by the coding sequence ATGAGATCTCTGCGTTCCCTGCGTCGGGCTGCTGTTCTCCCCCCTCTGGTGGTCACACTCTGGGGATGGGTGCTGGTGTGGAGCAGTCTTTCCTCTCGGTTGGATCTGCTTCTGAATGCGGCCTTTCACCCGGTGGTCGCCGTTGCCGGTGTGGTCCTGATGCTGGTTGGACTGATGCAGCTGCGGCTGCGGCTGGCTGGCCAGCGGCGCCTGCCAGTTGCGCCTCTCGGCTGGCTGTCGTCCGCTCTTGTGGCGTTGTTGATCCTGTTTCTGCCGCCCCAACCATCCTTCAGCGACCTTGCCGCAAACCGTCCGGACAGTCTTCCGGCGGCACCCACTCTGAGCTTTTTCCTGCCTCCGGAGCAGCGCACCCTGACCGAGTGGGTTCGGCTGCTTCGCAGTCAGCCTGACCCTGAGTTGCACGCTGGAGATCCTGTGCGGATCAGTGGTTTTGTGCTGGATCGACCAGGAGAACCATTGCAGCTGGCCCGGTTGACCGTGCGTTGTTGCCTCGCGGATGCCACGCCAGCCGGCCTACTTGTGGACTGGCCTGCCGACGCCGATCCGAAGCCGGATCAATGGTTTGAGATCGAGGGAACGATGACTGTGCAGGAGAGGAATGGGGTGCCGGTCAGTGTGGTGAAACCGACCAAAGTGACCCTGATCCCAAGGCCTGAGCGCCCGCTCGAACCGTGA
- a CDS encoding metal ABC transporter ATP-binding protein: MRVAPLVAHRLSVSYGDRVVVDDVSLTLESGTLTALVGANGTGKSTLLHLLQGRLTPSAGKVACDGMPIQSSRDRVVLMPQRGRIDWSFPITVRDFVALGEIGHQSFGCCDREAALQRVGLETLATRRLDALSGGQQQRALLARTLVQPSRVLLLDEPCAAIDPPSREKLLALMRQLADSGHTLLVSNHDWGTALDLYDRVIVLDGRVLADGPPQQVRRMLSSQPDRLEHSHE, encoded by the coding sequence ATGAGGGTGGCTCCCCTCGTCGCTCATCGCCTGTCCGTCTCCTATGGCGACCGTGTCGTTGTTGATGATGTTTCGCTGACTCTGGAATCCGGAACGCTGACGGCATTGGTGGGCGCCAATGGCACAGGCAAATCAACCTTGCTGCATCTGCTGCAGGGCCGGTTGACCCCCTCCGCCGGCAAGGTCGCCTGCGATGGGATGCCGATTCAGAGTTCTCGTGACCGGGTGGTGTTGATGCCGCAGCGGGGCAGGATTGACTGGTCTTTTCCCATCACGGTGCGTGATTTCGTCGCGCTCGGGGAGATCGGTCATCAGTCTTTTGGTTGTTGCGACAGGGAGGCGGCTCTGCAGCGTGTCGGACTGGAAACGCTGGCCACACGCCGCCTGGATGCCTTGTCGGGAGGTCAGCAGCAACGGGCATTGCTGGCCAGAACGCTGGTGCAGCCGTCTCGGGTTCTGTTGCTGGATGAACCCTGCGCCGCAATTGATCCTCCGTCCCGGGAGAAGCTGCTTGCCCTGATGCGGCAACTGGCTGATTCAGGTCACACCCTGTTGGTGAGCAACCACGACTGGGGTACGGCTCTTGATCTCTATGACCGGGTGATTGTGCTCGATGGTCGTGTCCTGGCGGATGGACCACCGCAGCAGGTGCGCCGCATGCTCAGCAGCCAGCCTGATCGTCTGGAGCACAGCCATGAGTGA